The Populus alba chromosome 13, ASM523922v2, whole genome shotgun sequence genome contains the following window.
acaacaaaaattcaactttcataaattatttcaaacaaaaaaataatcaaaaaaataagtataaaaaaaaaaaaaaaaagaaatttagggGCTGATTTGAAACATCgagtaaaagaaaaacaacaaaaaagaaaaaaataatcattgacACTAAATAATGACTTCAAAAGAAGCTAGATTAGTTATTAGAGTAACACTTCAGAGAAATAGAAACAGAATGAATACAACAAAATAAAGTGAACATCCATCTatattcaatcaattaattttattaaattaaaaaaaaaataaaaaaaatctgagataactcaaataaaaaaaataataataataaaggtcataaaaaacagaaaaacaaaaaaacctgtAGTGTAATGACTAAAATACGACCTTATGATCCTAGGCTTTAGAATATAAATTCTAACTGTAAGTAGGTCTTTATAatatacttataaaattaaaaagataaaaaaaaaaaaaaaaaaaaaagcctccaCTGTCAACtcaatttttcataattatgaGGGTAACGCGCACAATCAAACGAGAATACAAAATACCCCCTTCATGACAGCCTaacaatttcttctttttaaggGCATCAATgtaattttacaattaaaaaactaaataaaatacccatCCTGTcctaatcaattttaaaatgccAAAATAGTTACAGTACAGAgataatttcaaatcaatttgatataaGATTTAGCCTGGCTAGATATTGGATCTGGATGGGTGAGTTACAAGGTCAACTTGCCGTGCTCAGCAGCCTAGTTTAATAAATACCATTTACGTGTACACAGTAACAGCTTTGATGGTAACGAATCCATAAACAATCCTTGCCACCACCGACTCCAATGGTGACGGTGGTGGGTTTAGGTAAGAAAAAAGCATGGTGAAAGGAAAAGTGGTGGACCAACAAAGCAACAACCAGGTCAGGTGACTGCTGCTGGAAGAAAACTTGGCCTCATCTGGTGTCCCCACCCCaaatctccatctttttttcttttcttttttttatcagatatCCCATCCAAAACCGCGTTTCATCATTTGTGTCTGTGCTTGTCATTGAGAAAACTGGGCCTCATCTGGTGTAACCAAatctccatctttctttcttttttatcatatattccCATGCAAAACCGCGTTTCATCATTTGTGTCTGTGCATGCCATTGATTACACTCAATTCATTACTATCTGTGTCCAACTGGCCACAGCTGCGCGCAATGAACCTTCctacacacttccttccttcctACACACTTGTACTATAAATTCCCTCCGAGACATGCACAATACACATCTCATCACTTACAAACAACTTGCTAAACTGTATTCCATTGTATCCATGGCTTTTCTGCTTGCTTCTTCAAGTGTTCCGATGTTACTAATGTTCTTGGTCTCTTTTACTGTCAGTTCTTTGATGGGGTCATCTCTTGGTAACTTCAACCAAAACTTTGATATTACATGGGGAGATGGCCGTGCTAAGATACTCAGCAATGGTGAGCTTCTTACTCTCAATCTTGACAAAGCTTCTGGCTCCGGATTCCAATCCACCAACGAGTATTTATTTGGAAAGATTGATATGCAACTCAAGCTTGTCCCTGGCAACTCTGCTGGCACTGTAACTGCCTATTATGTAAGTTTTcttgatattaattaattactgttTTGATTAAGAGAGTTTAACATATGCTCTTGGTATTAATCTGAGTGTTTATATTTTCAGTTGTCATCAAAAGGGTCAACATGGGATGAGATAGACTTCGAGTTCCTGGGGAACTTGAGTGGCGATCCTTACATTCTCCATACCAATGTGTTTAGCCAAGGCAAAGGCAACAGGGAGCAACAATTTTACCTCTGGTTTGATCCAACTACTGATTTCCACACCTACTCCATCCTTTGGAACCCACAAAGAATCATGTAAGCTAGCCACTCCATAGTTACCGGGCTAATTTAGAGCTCAAAATTAATGATTTCTTGtaacattttcttctcttttgtacCAGTTTCTCTGTAGATGGCACCCCTATTAGAGAATTCAAGAACATGGAATCAAGAGGTGTTCCATTCCCTAAGAATCAGCCAATGAGAATTTACTCTAGTTTATGGAATGCAGATGACTGGGCTACAAGAGGTGGCTTAGTGAAGACTGATTGGTCACAAGCTCCTTTCACTGCCTCCTACAGGAACTTCAATGCTAAGGATGCTTGTGTCTGGTCCAACGGCGCATCTTCTTGTGGTACAAATTCCTCCGCCGCTGCAGCCTCCTCCAACACCAACGCTTGGCTTTCAGAAGAGCTTGGTTCAACAAGTCAACAGAGGCTAGAATGGGtcaaaaaaaactacatgataTACAATTACTGCACAGACGCTAAGAGGTTTCCTCAAGGACTTCCGCCAGA
Protein-coding sequences here:
- the LOC118060905 gene encoding probable xyloglucan endotransglucosylase/hydrolase protein 23, yielding MHNTHLITYKQLAKLYSIVSMAFLLASSSVPMLLMFLVSFTVSSLMGSSLGNFNQNFDITWGDGRAKILSNGELLTLNLDKASGSGFQSTNEYLFGKIDMQLKLVPGNSAGTVTAYYLSSKGSTWDEIDFEFLGNLSGDPYILHTNVFSQGKGNREQQFYLWFDPTTDFHTYSILWNPQRIIFSVDGTPIREFKNMESRGVPFPKNQPMRIYSSLWNADDWATRGGLVKTDWSQAPFTASYRNFNAKDACVWSNGASSCGTNSSAAAASSNTNAWLSEELGSTSQQRLEWVKKNYMIYNYCTDAKRFPQGLPPECNAS